The proteins below are encoded in one region of Bremerella sp. P1:
- a CDS encoding arylsulfatase — translation MTFPKLQTLSLVLFAFFSIQTSFALAADKPNVIIVMTDDQGYGDLACHGNPILKTPNLDQLSAESVRFTDFHVSPFCTPTRAALMTGNHPGYTGAYRTSSGRTMLHRDEKTIANLFADNGYTTGMIGKWHLGDNAPHRPQDRGFQDVVWHRCGGIGQASDYWGNDYFDDTYERNGKFEQFEGYCTDVWFREGIRFIEEHQDKPFLLYLPTNAPHGPYRVPEEWARPYVGNKNVPNANFYGMIANIDHNIGLLRERLKTLGLADNTILIFMTDNGTAAGGKFQGLDSEPLVGYNAGMRGKKSSVFEGGHRVPFFIHWPQGGLGGGKEIDTLAAHIDVLPTLADLCGLSVPDDYKPDGVSLKPLLYDPTPNWTRDHHVIQYHGGAGATSLPSKPWEYSVVLTERWRLVNSDQQSLYDIQADPAQKHDLSEKHPEALVQLRDYYLPFWDKVSPRLTPVRIDVGNPTENPTVLCSQDWYMPTGNPPWNFGTIKKLPKITGPWMLQVQQAGRYRITLRQLPKEADTIVVAKSAKIEIAGNTLSENVEAGSKGVVFDLELPAGPTQLVTYLYDQDGNAGGAYFTEVEALDHQVPERQPASQGLKHTGKASLEGNAK, via the coding sequence GGCTGACAAGCCCAATGTCATTATCGTGATGACGGATGACCAGGGGTACGGCGATTTAGCGTGCCATGGGAACCCAATCCTCAAGACACCGAATCTTGACCAACTCAGTGCCGAGTCTGTTCGCTTCACGGATTTCCATGTCAGCCCCTTTTGCACGCCAACGCGTGCTGCCCTAATGACGGGCAATCACCCAGGTTACACTGGGGCATACCGGACTAGTTCCGGGCGTACGATGTTGCATCGCGATGAGAAGACGATCGCCAACCTGTTTGCTGATAATGGATACACCACCGGCATGATTGGTAAGTGGCATCTTGGAGACAACGCTCCGCATCGACCACAAGACCGGGGCTTTCAGGACGTGGTATGGCATCGCTGCGGCGGTATCGGGCAAGCCTCCGATTACTGGGGCAATGACTACTTCGATGACACCTACGAACGTAACGGCAAGTTCGAACAGTTCGAGGGATACTGCACCGACGTTTGGTTCCGAGAAGGAATTCGTTTTATCGAAGAGCATCAGGACAAACCTTTCCTGCTTTACCTTCCGACCAATGCCCCGCACGGACCCTACCGAGTCCCTGAAGAATGGGCGAGGCCATACGTCGGCAACAAAAACGTGCCCAACGCAAACTTCTACGGAATGATTGCGAATATCGACCACAACATTGGGTTATTGCGCGAGCGACTCAAGACTCTCGGGCTGGCCGACAACACGATCCTTATCTTTATGACCGACAATGGTACGGCAGCAGGTGGCAAGTTTCAGGGTTTGGATTCCGAGCCGCTGGTTGGTTACAACGCAGGAATGCGCGGCAAGAAGTCTTCCGTTTTTGAGGGTGGCCATCGTGTGCCGTTCTTCATTCACTGGCCCCAGGGTGGTCTTGGTGGTGGCAAGGAGATCGACACACTCGCGGCCCACATCGACGTTCTACCGACTCTTGCCGATCTGTGCGGTCTCTCAGTACCAGATGACTATAAACCTGACGGCGTCTCGTTGAAGCCATTGCTATACGACCCTACACCCAACTGGACACGAGATCATCACGTCATTCAATATCACGGCGGTGCGGGTGCGACGAGCCTACCTTCCAAACCGTGGGAGTACTCCGTCGTGTTGACCGAGCGGTGGCGACTGGTCAATTCCGATCAGCAAAGTTTATATGACATTCAGGCAGATCCCGCGCAAAAGCATGATCTCAGTGAAAAGCACCCCGAGGCCCTCGTCCAATTGCGTGATTATTATCTCCCGTTCTGGGATAAGGTTTCTCCGCGACTAACGCCCGTTCGCATCGACGTCGGCAACCCAACGGAAAACCCCACGGTTCTGTGCTCGCAAGACTGGTACATGCCAACCGGAAACCCTCCTTGGAACTTCGGTACGATCAAGAAGCTTCCAAAGATTACCGGGCCATGGATGCTGCAAGTACAGCAGGCGGGGCGATACCGAATTACGCTTCGCCAACTCCCCAAAGAAGCCGATACCATTGTCGTCGCAAAGAGCGCAAAGATCGAGATCGCCGGAAATACTTTGAGTGAGAATGTAGAAGCCGGCAGCAAAGGGGTCGTGTTTGATCTCGAACTTCCCGCTGGCCCTACCCAATTGGTGACGTACCTCTACGACCAAGATGGCAACGCAGGCGGAGCCTACTTCACCGAGGTGGAAGCCCTGGATCATCAAGTCCCTGAACGGCAACCAGCGTCCCAGGGCTTGAAACATACCGGCAAGGCGTCCCTGGAAGGAAACGCGAAGTGA